From the genome of Haloplanus vescus:
AGAGGGCCTCCCGCGCCCGCGGGTCGCTCCCCGACCGCTTGACGAGTTCCTGATAGTCGCTACCCGAGGTGAGCGAGAGACCGCTGGTCTTGAGGTAGTCGACGAACGTGCCCTGTGCCTCCTCGTAGGCCGCCCGCTCCTCGGGCGTGAGGTCGACTTCGATGCGTCGGAGGTCGTAGTCCGCGAGGTGTTCGCCGGCTAAATCGTCGACGGCGAGGTCGTAGACCACGGGGCCGACCAAGTCAGCGACGACTTCGTGGGCGCCGTCGGGGCGCTCGAAGGTGGCGGTCAGGCCGAGGCGGGCAGGGGCAGCGAGCAGTCGCGCCACGTCGCGATACCCCTCGCCACCGAGGTGGTGGACCTCGTCGAAGACGACGAAGCCAAACTGGTCGCCGAGTTCGTCGGCGCGGAGATAGGCGGAGTCGTAGGTCGACACCGTGATAGGTTCGACCGTCTGCTCGCCGCCGCCGAGTTGGCCGACGGGAGCGTCAAACTCCGTTTCGAGTTCGCGGCGCCACTGGGTCAGGAGGTCGACGGTGGGGACGACGACGAGCGTCGGCGTGCCGAGCGCGGCCATTGCGGCGACGGCGACGACCGTCTTGCCGCTCCCCGTGGGCAGTTCGAGGACGCCCCGGCAGTCGTTCGCGGTCCACGCGTCGAGGGCCTCGCGCTGGTAGGACCGGAGGTCGTAGTCCGTCGAGAGGTCGAGCGCCGGCAGGTCAAGGACGCGGTCCTCGTAGTCGACGCCGGCGTCGTCGAGGGCCTGCCGGAGGGCGGCGTAGCGGTGGGCGGGGAGGCGGTGGGTGCCGCTCCGCTCGTCGAGGGCGACGGGGAGCGAGTCGGGCACGTCGCCGTCGAGCGCGATAGTGCCGTCCTCGAACCGGCAGACGAGAGTCACGGTCGAGGTTCGAGAGGTGGAAATAAATGCCCTCCGCCCCCGGGCTAGCGTATGAGCGACGACGACCTCGAAGCGGCGGTAACGGAGTTCCTCGACGCCACCGAACGCGTCTACGACGAGTACGACGATGGCTACATCGACGCCGACGCGGCGCTGTCACAGCTCGGCGACCACGTCTCCACGCTCCGGGACGCCCACGAAGGCGAGTAACACTGTCGGCTGGACGTCGATACAGGAGACAGTATAAGCAACACCTATGCCGGGGCGGTCCCGGTTGGTGGATATGAGCGAGTTCTCCGCACGCGTCGAGTCGATTTCGATCAGCGGCATCCGCGAGGTGTTCGAAGCCGCGGGCGAGGACGCCATCAACCTCGGCCTCGGCCAACCCGACTTCCCGGCGCCCGACCACGCCCGCCAAGCAGCGGTCGACGCCATCCAAGCCGGCGAGGCCGACGCCTACACGAGCAACAGAGGCATCCAGCCCCTCCGCGAGGCCATCGCCGACAAACACGCCCGCGACCAGAACGTGGCCGTCGACCCCGACGACGTCATCGCCACCGCGGGCGGGAGCGAGGCGCTCCACCTCGCCCTCGAAGCCCACGTCGACGCCGGCGAGGAGGTCATCTTCCCCGACCCCGGCTTCGTCTCCTACGACGCGCTGACGAAAGTCGCGGGCGGGACGCCCAAGCCCGTCCCCCTGCGCGACGACCTGACGCTCGACCCCGCCGCGGTGGAGGAGGCCATCACGGACGACACCGCCGTCTTCGTCGTCAACAGCCCCGGCAACCCGACCGGTGCCGTCTCGCCCGAGGAGGACATCCGCGAGTTCGCCCGCATCGCCGACGAACACGACGTGGTCTGTGTCTCCGACGAGGTGTACGAACCCTTCGTCTTCGAGGGCGAGCACCACTCGCCGATGACCTACGCCGACACCGACAGCGTCGTCACCGTCAACGGCTGTTCGAAGACCTACTCCATGACCGGGTGGCGACTCGGGTGGGTCACCGCGTCGTCGCGGCGCGTCGAGCGAATGCTCCGCGTCCACCAGTACGTGCAGGCCTGTGCGTCCGCGCCGGCCCAGTACGCCGCCGAGGCGGCCCTGACCGGCCCACAGGACGTGGTCGACGAGATGCGAGCGACGTTCGAGGAGCGCCGGAATCTCCTCCTCGACCGCTTCGAGGAGATGGGCGTCGAGGTGCCGACGCCGAAGGGGGCGTTCTACGCCATGCCGAAGGTGCCCGACGGGTTCGTCGACGCCTGCATCGACCGCGGCGTCGTCGTCGTCCCCGGCGACGCCTTCGGCGACCACGGCGCGGGCCACGCCCGCATCTCCTACGCCAACGATACGGAGACGCTCCGGGAGGCACTCGACGTGATGGAATCGGTCGTCACGGACCTGCGCGAGTGAGGCGGATAAACGCGAATAAACGGGGGTGAGTGGGGTAAACGCTACGTTAAACTATCCACGCGTCGTGAGTTGGAGTACCCGCTGACGAACGGGTCCTCCATCCGTCTTTCAGTTCGCGGTGCTAACGATTTTGATGACGTCGCCCTCTTCGAGTTCGTGGTCCTCGCCGATTCGGCGGTCCGACCGCGCGTCGACGGCGTGCAGGTAGCCCTCGCCGATATCGGAGTGGATGGCGTAGGCGAGGTCACGCGGCGTCGACCCCGCAGGGAGGAGCATGGCGTCGGGGAGGACGGTCCCGCTCCCGTCGGTCCAGCGCGTCTCGTTCTGGACGGGGTAGACGGTGATGTGGTCGAGGAGGTCGTAGACGGCGTGGTCGATGGCGGCCTGCACGCCGGTGCCGCCGTACTCGGCCATCACCTCGCGGATGCGGTCCAAACCCTCGCGTTGGGCGTCGGTCACGTCGCCGACGATGTCGAAGTCGGCGTCGCCGGGGTCGTAGTCGACGACGCCGGCGTCGGCGGCGGTGCGCAGGGCGAGTTCGCCGTCCGCCGTCGTCGGGACGATAGGCTTGTTCGTCTCGCGGAGGCGGTCGAGGTTCTCTGGCGGGGCGATGTCGGCCTTGTTGGCGGCGATGAGAAGCGGTTTGGTGCGGGCGCGAATCTCCTCGGCCAGCGCCTCGCGGTGTTCGTCGGTCCACTGAATCGGGTCCTCGGGATACTCCAAGTCGCGGAGGCTGGGGGCCACGTCGGCCACCGTCGCCCCGAACCCGGTGAGCATCGAGGTGAGCGCCTCGTCGATGTCGAACTCGGGCGAGCGAGACTTCCGCTCGACACCCTCCCAGTTGCTGGCGATGATGCCCGCGAGCCACTGGTCCATCTCGCGTTCCACGAAGTCGACTTCGTCGACGGGGTCGTAGGCCCCGACTTCGACCGGTTCGCCCTCGGCGTTGGTCTCGCCGGCGGCGTCGACGACGTTCACGATGGCGTCGGCGTTCGTGAGTTCGTCGAGGAACTGGTTGCCGAGGCCCTTCCCCTCGTGGGCGCCGGGGACGAGGCCCGCAACGTCGAGGAGTTCGACGGGGACGTAGCGCTTGCCGTCGTGACACCGTTCGTGGCCACAGCGCTCGTCGAGTGCGAGACAGGGACAGTCGGTGCGCGCGTGTGTCACGCCGCGGTTGGCGTCGATGGTCGTGAAGGGGTAGTTCCCCACGTCGACCTCGGCGCGCGTTGCGGCCTGATAGAACGTCGACTTGCCCGCGTTCGGCTTGCCCGCGAGCGCGAGAGAGAGCATAGTGGCTGTGGGTGAGTCGGCGGGAATTTACTTTCGGTCCCAGCGACGCTCACTCGATGTCGCGGTCGGCGTCCGGGCGGACGATACGCATCTCGCCGCGCGAGCGAATGGAGCCGTCGACGACGGCGTCCTCGTGGAGTTCGAGGTCGGCACACGACACGTCGCCGAGGATACGAACGTCTTCGGCGAGTTCGACAGTGCCGCCGCGGGTTGTCACGTCGCCGTGGATGCGCGTGCCCTCGCTGACGGTCACGTCGCCGCGGGCGCGGAGACTCCCGAAGACGTTGTTGTCGGCGCCCATCTCGATGGTGCGGGCGCGGAGATTGCCGTGGAGACGGCAGTCGTCGCCGACAGTCGCGGGCGTCGACACCTGCCACGAGTCGTCGGAGACGGTGCCGCCGCGCGGGATCACCAGCGGGTCGTTCGGGGCGTCGCCGCCGAGGGCCTCCGCGATTTCCTCGGCGGCGTCCGTCTCGCCGACGCGCAGGAGTTGGGAGAGGACGATGAAGTAGAAGACGAGGGTCGGAACCGGATTTCGGATGACGATCCAGCCGTTGGCCTCGAAGCCCTCGTCGATTTCCACGTCGTCGCCGATGTCGAGGTCGCCGGAGACCATGAGGCGGCCGCCGACGTGGACGCGTTCGCCGAGGTAGGCGTCGTCGCCGACGAGGACGTTCCCGGCCACGTCACACCACATGTCGAGTCGGCAGTCGCTCTCGGCCTCGATGTCGCCGCCGAAGCGGACGCGTTCGCCGGCGATGACGTTGCGGCCGCGAACGCCGAACTCGACCGTGCCCTGGCCGCCGACGATGACGTCGCCGTCGGTGACGAGGTCGTGCTCCTCGACGGTCGTCCCGTCGGGTATCTTCAACTCGTCGAGCGGGTCCCTCCCGAGTGCCACGCGCCTGTGTTCTCGCTACGGATATTAAAACGACCGTCAGACGCAGGGCTGACGGGACGGGCGGCGACACGTGGCCGACGAAGGCGCCCGTAGGACGGCAGGGTTTTTTCCGGGCGCCGAGTAGGCTGGGCTATGACTACGCTCTCGTTCGACGAGCAGGGTGTCGACGTCGTCTACGAAGGGACCGAATTCCGCCTCGAGAAGGCGCTCATCGAGGACGCGGTGGAGAAGCAGTACCCCGACGTGACCGACCACGAGGTGCTACAGATGGTCGAGAAGGAACCGACGCTCAGCGGCGAACCGCGTCGCATCGGCGACATCATCCACTAGGTGCGTTCGACGGTATCGGTCGTCGTCACGGCGTCCAGCGAGGTGTCGAAGCGTTCTTCGATACCGATTCGGCAGATGGACTTCGCGATGGCCGCGCCACCGCGGAACGGGTCGAGTTTCGTCTCGCCCGCGCGTTCGTCGTACTCGATTTGCAGTTCAGCGACGCGGTAGTTGCGCGCGGCGGGGCGCATCAGGAGTTCCGCGGAGAGGCCCGTGTTCTCGGTCCACTCGATTCGGTGGAGGAGTTCGCGCCGGTAGGCGCGCATCCCGGTCGTCACGTCGTGGAACCGCTGGCCGAGGAAGAGACTGGCCAGGGCGGCGAAGGCGCGGTTGCCGAGGCGGTTGAGTAGCGGCATCGTCTCCGGACCGGGCGAGATGCGGTCACCGCTCACCACGTCGTACCCCTGGTTGATTCGGTCGAGGAAGTCCGGAAGGCGCTCCATCGGATAGGTGTCGTCGCAGTCGGTAGTGACGACGATTGGACGGTCGGGCGTCAACACCGCCTCGCGGACGGCGACGCCGTACCCCTGTGGCTCCTGTTCGATGACCGTGGCGCCCATGCCGCGCGCGATATCGGGCGTTCGGTCGTCGGACCCGTCGACACAGACAACCTCGGCCCGCCCGTCGGTCACTCGGTCGATGTCCGCGAGTACGCCTCCAATCGCTTCCTCCTCGTTGTACGTCCCCATGACGACGGCCACGTCGTCGAAGGTGAAATCGCTCATACCCGTATCTGCTGGTCCCGCTACTTGAGCATTTAGGTTTGCCTAAAAGGTCGTGTTGGCGGGAGAGCAGGTCGTATGGAGGCGATTCGTGACCACATCGGCGAGGCGTTCGAGGTTCACCGTGTCCTCGCGGTTGTACGATACCAGTTCGTCGAGGGCGGCATCGTCGCCGCGTTCGTACTGTCGCCAGAGGCGAACGGCGTCCTCGCCGGATAGGTCTGGTCGGTCACGGTCGATGCCCACCTCCTTCTCGATGGGTTTGAGGCCGCCGGTCAAGTCGAGGCGACGGCAGGGGTACATGAGGTCGAGGTGAGGCACGTCGATGGCAAGGTCGAACGAGTCCTCGAGGAAGGGCACGTCGAACCGCGCGCCGTTGAACGTGACGATGAGCGGGGCGTCCGCGAACTGCTCGCGGAGGGCGCCCGCCGTGAGGTTGTCGCCGCGGACGAGCGTCGTGGTGTCGCCGCCGCGGTGGAAACTCACCGTCGTCACGTCGTTGCGCGCCGCGTCGAGACCCGTCGTCTCGATGTCGAAAAAGAGCGCGTCGTCGCGGAAGTTCTCGTAGAGGCGCCAGCGCTCGCCGGAGGGGAACGATTCGTCGAAGAAGTGAGCGTCGCCCCGCCGGAGGTGGTCGGTGGCGATATCGACGAACTCGTGGATGCGGTCGGCCGTCGTCGGCCCGACGACGGAGCCGTCGAAGTCGTCCCAGTGCGTGACGCCTGCCTCCCAGAGGCGGCGCTCGGTCGCCTCGCCGACGCCGCGGACCGGGATGAAGCTGTTCTCGATTCGCACACGCGTACTGGCCGGCGAGGGAGCAAAAACCTCGCGCTTGCGGTCAGTACGAGAAGGGATCGGACGTGACGAAGTCGGGCGACCAGCCGTCGGGCTTCAGTTGGACGTACGCCCGAGAGCCGATGGCGACGGTGAACACGTTCGCGACGGCACCGAGGACGACGCCGACCAGTCCGGTCAGGAGGGGCGGCGCCCCGACGAATCCGAGCACGAGACTCGGCACGGCACTCGCGATACCGATGGCGAGGATGACCAGCAACAGGAGGAAGATTGCGAGACGCTCACCCTTGGTCAGGTCCCACCCGGTGCGCAGGGCCTCGATAGCGTTCTCTTCGGCGGCGATGACTTCGAACTGGACGAAGTACAGCCCGACGGCGAGGTAGATACCGGGGATGACGAGGAGAAGCGTCCCGAGGCCGATGAACACGTTGACGACGACGCTCGCGATGATGGCGTTCAGGACGACCCACGGCAGGTGCCGACTGACGCCGGTGGGGAACGTGCGCCGAGCGTCGCTGACGAATGTCCGGATGGCGACGACGCCGACGACCTGTGCGACGACGAGTTGGACGAGAAAGAGGACGGCAGCGACGGGAAGCCCGACGTCAAGGGCGAGCACACCGGAGCCACCGACGCCCGGCGTCGTCGGTGTGAGTGCGGCGTCCGGTTGCTGGGCGTCCATCGCTGCGACTCTGAGCGTTTCGGCGGCGACGGAGGACACGATACCGATGGCGAGGTACGCCACGAACAGGAGCCCGGCCACCCGCGTCGGAATGCGGGAGAATCCGTTCTCGAGTGCGGCTGCAACGTCGAGTGACATGAGGGCAGTCTGTCACTCTCGCTCGGCGGACAAATAGGTGCGGATGGGCCGACCGGTCAGTCGCTCGTCGCGGTGTCGTTGGCCTGCGCCGATCCCGGTACCACTCGGACCGTCTCGTTGTCGTACACCTTCATCGTCTCGACGACCGTCCCGTTCGGGGCGACGCGTTCGACGACGATGCGCGGCGAGCGCTCCGTGTCGTCGTCAGTCGATTCGGGCTGGTCTGCGACGCGTTCCCCGTTGAGGAACGCCGTCACCTCGGGGGTCGTATCCACCTCGTTGACGTCGCTCGACTGAGCGTTCACGAAGGCGATGTAGGCGATGCCGCTACTGTCCTCGGGGACGACCCGCACCTCCCAGTAGAGTTGCCCGTCGACGACGACCGGAATCGGTTCGGAGGGGATAAAGCGGTTCCAGTCGGTCGTGCGCGCCGCCTGCCGGACGTAGTCGGTGGCCTTGCGCGCGCCGAACAGCGAGGAGTCGGGCGAGTAGGTTTCGTACTCACCGGTCCGGGCGTCGATAGTCCACACCTCTTTCAGTCCCTGTGCCTGCCCGTAGGGTTCGACGGCGACGACGTACTCCGGCCCGCTCTCGGTGAAGACGAGGAACGGCTGGTCGTTGTCTTCGCCGGGGACCGGTGCGACTTCGATTTCGTCTTCGTGGCTCGTGAACGTGTTGACGATGCCGTTCCGATACTTGGTCGCCGCGACGGATTCTCGCGCCAGATCGAAGGGGTAGAGTTTCTGCTCGCGGAGCGCGGGGTGGTCGCGGGCCGCCGACGGTGAGAGGTCTTGGACGCGCCCGTCGCCGTGTATCAACACGACGCCGCCCCACTCGGGGGTGGTGTGGGGAAGCGGGAGCCAGTGGAACTCCGGTTTCGTGTAGGGGACGGCGATATACTGCTCGCCCTCGTCGACGACCATGAACGGGTCTTCGTACTCGACGAGGTAGTTCGCGCGCTTGAGCGTCGCGAACCGGTAGTTGTTGTAGAAGGCCGGGCCGACGCCCCGTTCGACGTCGCCGACGACGGTGTCAACCTCGGCGTTCTGCTGGCTCATGTCGACGAGGACCGTCCCGTGTTGACGCTTGGTGTAGTGGTTGAAGGTGCCGTCGGGAGCGAGCGCGTACGACCAGTAGGGTGTGCCGTTCCGGACGGTGATGTCGCCGCCATCGATGCGGTACTGTGGGAAGTTGAGGGTGTTCGATGCGTAGCGCTCGGCGACGGATTTCGTCACCACGCGCGGACGGGCGGGGTCAGTCTCGGACAGGCTGTCGGCGGTGTCGGCCCGCGCCATCGTATCCTGCCCGAGCTGTGCCCCCGTCAGCAGGCCACCAACGCTCGACCCGACGAGGAGGACGACGACGAAGACGGCAAAGCCCACCTGTCCATCGGCGACGGTACCGAGGCGTCGGCGGAGCAGTACCGCCACCCCGAGTCCGAGCGCCGCCGCAATCGGGAGGACGGGCGTCGTGTAGACGCCGTAGACGACGGTGTGAAACCACGGGCGGAAGAACCACACGAGGCCGAACGCGACGAGACCCAGCAGGACGGCGGCGCTCCGAACCGCCTGCGGGTGTCGAGCGTGCAGGTCGGTGAGACGGTCCCGTATCAGCAGGAGTAGCTCGTCAACGGAGGGCATGTGCCACCGAGTCGTGACCGGACGGGTATGAGAATGTCGGTGGGGGAGCGGGTCAGTCGGGCAGAGGGCAGGCGTGCCCCGTGTGTCGAGACCACGCCCGAGACGCCCCAGCCGACGCCGAAAATGGCACAGTCGAGTACCCCATACTTTGTATAGCGACATACAGTTTATTCGTCTGAGTGCGAACGTCGAGCGTCGACTGGTTTATCTCGCGCCCGACCCAACGACCGCCAATGTGTGGTCGGTACACGCTGTTCACACCGGCATCGAAACTCGCCGAGCGATTCGAGACGGCGACTCCTGACCTCGACCCTCGGTACAACTGTACGCCCGGCCAGGACCTCCCGGTACTCACGGGCGAGACATCCGACGAGTTCACTCGGATGGAGTGGGGACTCGTCCCCGAGTGGGCCGACGACGGGTCGAACGCACCGATCAACGCGCGGGCGGAGACGGTCACCGACAAGCCGACGTTCGCCGACGCCATCGAACACCGGCGGTGTCTCGTCCCCGCAGACGGGTTCTACGAGTGGGTCGACCGCGACGCGGGCAAACAGCCCTATCGCGTGGCGTTCGAGGACGACCGCCCGTTCGCCATGGCGGGTATCTGGTCACGGTGGCAGCCACCGACTCGACAGACCGGCCTGGGGGAGTTCGGCAACGGCGGCGCCTCAAGAGACCCCGACCCGATAGACACCTTCGCAATCGTGACGACGGAGCCGAACGAGCTGGTCGCCGACCTCCACCACCGAATGGCGGTCATCCTCGACCCCGCCGAGGAGTCGACGTGGCTCCACGGCGATATCGACGAGGCACTCGCGTGCTGTGACCCCTACCCCGCGAGCGACCTGTCGGCCCATCCAGTCTCGACGCGCGTGAACGACCCGAGTCACGACGACCCGTCGCTGATTCGAGCGACGAGCGAGGCGTGAGTGGTGAGATATTGTATTTGTGCCCGTAGTACTACTTTGGGGGCAAAATTGGGCCCATTTCCACAAATACACCGATATTTGACCGTCATTCACAGCACTACAACCACAAATAAGAGTCTTTATTCGGCCAACTAGGACTACTTTGAAGTAACCGGCAATCGAGGACCACGTATGGGAGACACAGTCCCGGTGAAGACGTACGTCCCGCCCTACCAGAAGGAACGCTGGCAGGAGCACGCCGACCGACTCGGGATGAGTCAAAGCGAGTTCGTGCGAACGATGGTACAGGCCGGACGACGCGATTTCGAGATTCCCGAGCAGCCGTCCACAGAGGAACCCGCTGAAGGCGGGTCTTCGGGGCTCGAACCCCGGGTGAAAGACGCCCTGAACGTGGAAGA
Proteins encoded in this window:
- a CDS encoding SOS response-associated peptidase encodes the protein MCGRYTLFTPASKLAERFETATPDLDPRYNCTPGQDLPVLTGETSDEFTRMEWGLVPEWADDGSNAPINARAETVTDKPTFADAIEHRRCLVPADGFYEWVDRDAGKQPYRVAFEDDRPFAMAGIWSRWQPPTRQTGLGEFGNGGASRDPDPIDTFAIVTTEPNELVADLHHRMAVILDPAEESTWLHGDIDEALACCDPYPASDLSAHPVSTRVNDPSHDDPSLIRATSEA
- a CDS encoding dolichyl-phosphate hexose transferase, with amino-acid sequence MSDFTFDDVAVVMGTYNEEEAIGGVLADIDRVTDGRAEVVCVDGSDDRTPDIARGMGATVIEQEPQGYGVAVREAVLTPDRPIVVTTDCDDTYPMERLPDFLDRINQGYDVVSGDRISPGPETMPLLNRLGNRAFAALASLFLGQRFHDVTTGMRAYRRELLHRIEWTENTGLSAELLMRPAARNYRVAELQIEYDERAGETKLDPFRGGAAIAKSICRIGIEERFDTSLDAVTTTDTVERT
- a CDS encoding redox-regulated ATPase YchF gives rise to the protein MLSLALAGKPNAGKSTFYQAATRAEVDVGNYPFTTIDANRGVTHARTDCPCLALDERCGHERCHDGKRYVPVELLDVAGLVPGAHEGKGLGNQFLDELTNADAIVNVVDAAGETNAEGEPVEVGAYDPVDEVDFVEREMDQWLAGIIASNWEGVERKSRSPEFDIDEALTSMLTGFGATVADVAPSLRDLEYPEDPIQWTDEHREALAEEIRARTKPLLIAANKADIAPPENLDRLRETNKPIVPTTADGELALRTAADAGVVDYDPGDADFDIVGDVTDAQREGLDRIREVMAEYGGTGVQAAIDHAVYDLLDHITVYPVQNETRWTDGSGTVLPDAMLLPAGSTPRDLAYAIHSDIGEGYLHAVDARSDRRIGEDHELEEGDVIKIVSTAN
- a CDS encoding DEAD/DEAH box helicase — encoded protein: MTLVCRFEDGTIALDGDVPDSLPVALDERSGTHRLPAHRYAALRQALDDAGVDYEDRVLDLPALDLSTDYDLRSYQREALDAWTANDCRGVLELPTGSGKTVVAVAAMAALGTPTLVVVPTVDLLTQWRRELETEFDAPVGQLGGGEQTVEPITVSTYDSAYLRADELGDQFGFVVFDEVHHLGGEGYRDVARLLAAPARLGLTATFERPDGAHEVVADLVGPVVYDLAVDDLAGEHLADYDLRRIEVDLTPEERAAYEEAQGTFVDYLKTSGLSLTSGSDYQELVKRSGSDPRAREALLAKQDAREIMMNADAKVEALARLLDRHRDERVIVFTAHTDLVYRLSERFLLPAITGETGASERRSILDRFRRGDYTRVVTANVLDEGVDVPDASVAVLLSGSGSEREFTQRLGRILRPKSDGREAILYEVVSAETAEERVAERRR
- a CDS encoding pyridoxal phosphate-dependent aminotransferase, translated to MSEFSARVESISISGIREVFEAAGEDAINLGLGQPDFPAPDHARQAAVDAIQAGEADAYTSNRGIQPLREAIADKHARDQNVAVDPDDVIATAGGSEALHLALEAHVDAGEEVIFPDPGFVSYDALTKVAGGTPKPVPLRDDLTLDPAAVEEAITDDTAVFVVNSPGNPTGAVSPEEDIREFARIADEHDVVCVSDEVYEPFVFEGEHHSPMTYADTDSVVTVNGCSKTYSMTGWRLGWVTASSRRVERMLRVHQYVQACASAPAQYAAEAALTGPQDVVDEMRATFEERRNLLLDRFEEMGVEVPTPKGAFYAMPKVPDGFVDACIDRGVVVVPGDAFGDHGAGHARISYANDTETLREALDVMESVVTDLRE
- a CDS encoding DUF5800 family protein — translated: MTTLSFDEQGVDVVYEGTEFRLEKALIEDAVEKQYPDVTDHEVLQMVEKEPTLSGEPRRIGDIIH
- a CDS encoding ribonuclease H-like domain-containing protein — encoded protein: MRIENSFIPVRGVGEATERRLWEAGVTHWDDFDGSVVGPTTADRIHEFVDIATDHLRRGDAHFFDESFPSGERWRLYENFRDDALFFDIETTGLDAARNDVTTVSFHRGGDTTTLVRGDNLTAGALREQFADAPLIVTFNGARFDVPFLEDSFDLAIDVPHLDLMYPCRRLDLTGGLKPIEKEVGIDRDRPDLSGEDAVRLWRQYERGDDAALDELVSYNREDTVNLERLADVVTNRLHTTCSPANTTF
- a CDS encoding DUF5805 domain-containing protein, which translates into the protein MGDTVPVKTYVPPYQKERWQEHADRLGMSQSEFVRTMVQAGRRDFEIPEQPSTEEPAEGGSSGLEPRVKDALNVEEHRSWDALLDEVTDGVEDRLEETLNELQEANVVQYSGRHGGYTLTDE
- a CDS encoding polymer-forming cytoskeletal protein — translated: MALGRDPLDELKIPDGTTVEEHDLVTDGDVIVGGQGTVEFGVRGRNVIAGERVRFGGDIEAESDCRLDMWCDVAGNVLVGDDAYLGERVHVGGRLMVSGDLDIGDDVEIDEGFEANGWIVIRNPVPTLVFYFIVLSQLLRVGETDAAEEIAEALGGDAPNDPLVIPRGGTVSDDSWQVSTPATVGDDCRLHGNLRARTIEMGADNNVFGSLRARGDVTVSEGTRIHGDVTTRGGTVELAEDVRILGDVSCADLELHEDAVVDGSIRSRGEMRIVRPDADRDIE